A DNA window from Streptomyces sp. CA-278952 contains the following coding sequences:
- a CDS encoding potassium channel family protein: MRVSIAGAGAVGRSIAAELLENGHEVLLIDKAPTAISVERVPMAEWLLADACEITSLDEAALQRCNVVIAATGDDKVNLVVSLLAKTEYGVPRVVARVNNPKNEWLFNESWGVDVAVSTPRLMSALVEEAVSVGDLVRLLRFSHGDANLVELTLPPESALAGTRVGDVAWPEDTSLVTIIRGTRVLTPSPEESLEAGDELLFVAAQAREEQLEDLLSVRRDPSED, encoded by the coding sequence ATGCGTGTGTCGATTGCCGGGGCGGGCGCGGTGGGCCGTTCCATCGCCGCCGAGCTGCTGGAGAACGGGCACGAGGTGCTGCTGATCGACAAGGCGCCGACCGCCATCTCGGTGGAGCGGGTCCCGATGGCCGAGTGGCTGCTCGCGGACGCCTGTGAGATCACGTCGCTGGACGAGGCGGCGCTGCAGCGGTGCAACGTGGTGATCGCCGCGACCGGGGACGACAAGGTCAATCTGGTCGTCTCGCTGCTCGCCAAGACCGAGTACGGCGTGCCGCGCGTGGTGGCCCGGGTGAACAACCCGAAGAACGAGTGGCTGTTCAACGAGTCCTGGGGCGTGGACGTCGCGGTCTCGACGCCGCGTCTGATGTCGGCCCTGGTCGAGGAGGCGGTGAGCGTCGGCGATCTGGTCCGGCTGCTGCGCTTCAGCCACGGCGACGCCAACCTGGTGGAGCTGACCCTGCCGCCGGAGTCGGCGCTGGCCGGCACCCGGGTCGGGGACGTCGCCTGGCCCGAGGACACCTCGCTGGTGACGATCATCCGGGGTACGCGGGTGCTGACGCCGAGCCCCGAGGAGTCCCTGGAGGCCGGTGACGAGCTGCTGTTCGTGGCCGCCCAGGCGCGCGAGGAGCAGCTGGAGGATCTGTTGTCGGTCCGCCGCGATCCTTCGGAGGACTGA
- a CDS encoding OB-fold nucleic acid binding domain-containing protein, whose translation MSAVPRSEKAGKAGKAARPSGRFRRMLDRLSSSQEDLESQELREDAQATGCTRISECSDRQIVKVAGTLRTVTLRPRAGVPALEAELFDGTEPLDVVWLGRRSIVGIEPGRRIIASGRVAMSHGRRVLFNPTYELRPLGKE comes from the coding sequence ATGAGTGCTGTTCCCCGATCCGAGAAAGCCGGGAAGGCCGGGAAGGCGGCGAGACCTTCCGGGCGCTTCCGCCGTATGCTCGACCGGCTCTCCAGCTCCCAGGAGGACCTGGAGTCCCAGGAGCTGCGGGAGGACGCGCAGGCCACCGGATGCACCCGGATCTCCGAGTGCTCCGATCGGCAGATCGTGAAGGTGGCTGGTACGTTGCGGACCGTCACCCTCCGTCCCCGGGCCGGAGTGCCCGCCCTGGAGGCGGAGCTCTTCGACGGCACCGAGCCGCTGGACGTGGTCTGGCTCGGCCGTCGTTCCATCGTCGGCATCGAGCCCGGCCGCAGGATCATCGCCTCGGGGCGGGTCGCCATGAGCCATGGCCGCCGGGTGCTGTTCAACCCCACATACGAACTCCGACCGCTCGGCAAGGAGTAG
- a CDS encoding response regulator yields the protein MTRVLVVDDEPQIVRALVINLKARQYEVDAAPDGATALQLAAARHPDVVLLDLGLPDMDGVEVIRGLRGWTRVPILVLSARHTSDEKVEALDAGADDYVTKPFGMDELLARLRASVRRAEPVGQEGGAEDIALVETAGFTVDLAAKKVHRSGRDVRLTPTEWHLLEVLVRNGGRLVSQKQLLQEVWGPSYGTETNYLRVYMAQLRRKLEADPSHPRHFVTEPGMGYRFERG from the coding sequence ATGACCAGGGTGCTTGTGGTCGACGACGAGCCGCAGATCGTCCGCGCCCTCGTGATCAACCTGAAGGCGCGCCAGTACGAGGTCGACGCCGCGCCCGACGGGGCGACCGCCCTCCAGCTCGCCGCCGCCCGCCACCCCGACGTCGTCCTCCTCGACCTCGGGCTGCCCGACATGGACGGGGTCGAGGTGATCAGGGGCCTGCGCGGCTGGACCCGGGTGCCCATCCTCGTACTCTCCGCGCGCCACACCTCCGACGAGAAGGTGGAGGCCCTGGACGCCGGTGCGGACGACTACGTCACCAAGCCGTTCGGCATGGACGAGCTGCTGGCCCGGCTGCGCGCCTCGGTACGCCGGGCGGAACCGGTCGGTCAGGAGGGCGGCGCCGAGGACATCGCGCTGGTCGAGACGGCGGGCTTCACCGTCGACCTGGCGGCGAAGAAGGTGCACCGGTCCGGGCGCGACGTACGCCTCACCCCCACCGAATGGCATCTGCTGGAGGTCCTCGTCCGCAACGGCGGCCGCCTGGTCAGCCAGAAGCAGCTCCTCCAGGAGGTCTGGGGCCCCTCCTACGGCACCGAGACCAACTATCTGCGGGTCTACATGGCCCAGCTGCGCCGCAAGCTGGAGGCGGACCCCTCGCACCCCCGGCACTTCGTCACCGAACCGGGCATGGGCTACCGCTTCGAGCGCGGCTGA
- a CDS encoding potassium channel family protein — translation MHIVIMGCGRVGAALAQTLEQQGHTVAVIDQDPTAFRRLGSGFGGRRVTGVGFDQDTLREAGIEDAGAFAAVSSGDNSNIIAARVAREMFSIENVAARIYDPRRAEVYQRLGIPTVATVRWTADQMLRRLLPSGAEPLWRDPSGGVQLAEVHTTPSWIGHKISTLQEETGVRVAFLTRLGEAILPSSQTVLQEGDLVHVMMRTDEIAKVEEAFAQGPEEDGH, via the coding sequence GTGCACATCGTCATCATGGGCTGCGGGCGCGTCGGAGCCGCTCTCGCACAGACCCTGGAACAGCAGGGGCACACCGTCGCGGTGATCGACCAGGACCCCACGGCGTTCCGTCGCCTCGGGTCCGGATTCGGCGGTCGCCGGGTCACCGGGGTCGGCTTCGACCAGGACACCCTCCGCGAGGCGGGGATCGAGGACGCCGGCGCGTTCGCCGCGGTCAGCAGCGGCGACAACTCGAACATCATCGCGGCCCGGGTGGCCCGCGAGATGTTCTCCATCGAGAACGTCGCGGCGCGGATCTACGACCCCCGCCGCGCCGAGGTCTACCAGCGTCTCGGCATTCCCACCGTGGCGACGGTCCGCTGGACGGCGGACCAGATGCTGCGGCGGCTGCTGCCTTCGGGCGCCGAGCCCCTGTGGCGCGATCCGAGCGGGGGTGTGCAGCTCGCCGAGGTGCACACGACGCCGTCCTGGATCGGCCACAAGATCAGCACGCTCCAGGAGGAGACGGGGGTCCGCGTCGCCTTCCTCACCCGGTTGGGCGAGGCCATACTGCCGAGCTCGCAGACCGTCCTCCAGGAGGGCGACCTGGTCCACGTGATGATGCGCACGGACGAGATCGCCAAGGTCGAAGAGGCCTTCGCCCAGGGTCCCGAGGAGGACGGTCACTGA
- a CDS encoding DUF3159 domain-containing protein, which translates to MTSLDKPTSETDQPHRTDPQHAGGRHAAQQDDAKAVTEAALFEAFGGVRGMVETVLPGLLFVTIFTINKDLNASAIAALAVSLALVAVRLIRRDTVKHAFSGVFGVAFGVLFAKMTGDAKDFYLPGMLYTLGLAVAYIGTAVAGVPLIGLILGPVFKENLSWRTRNPGRKKAYTKASYAWGFILLAKCAILFPLYWWADTTEFGWVLIALKIPPFLLAVYLTWVFLAKAPAPIDVFAEMEAEEQAEKERKARAAAPLRDPDA; encoded by the coding sequence GTGACGTCTCTCGACAAGCCGACGTCCGAAACGGACCAGCCCCACCGCACGGACCCGCAGCACGCCGGCGGGAGGCACGCCGCTCAGCAGGACGACGCGAAGGCCGTCACCGAGGCCGCCCTCTTCGAGGCCTTCGGCGGCGTGCGCGGCATGGTGGAGACAGTCCTCCCCGGGCTGCTTTTCGTCACGATCTTCACCATCAACAAGGACCTGAACGCCTCGGCCATCGCCGCCCTGGCGGTCTCCCTGGCCCTGGTCGCCGTCCGGCTGATCCGCCGGGACACCGTCAAGCACGCCTTCAGCGGCGTCTTCGGGGTGGCCTTCGGCGTCCTCTTCGCGAAAATGACGGGCGACGCCAAGGACTTCTACCTGCCGGGCATGCTCTACACCCTGGGCCTCGCGGTCGCCTACATCGGCACCGCGGTGGCCGGGGTGCCGTTGATCGGCCTGATCCTCGGCCCGGTCTTCAAGGAGAACCTCTCCTGGCGGACCCGTAACCCGGGCCGGAAGAAGGCGTACACCAAGGCCAGTTACGCCTGGGGCTTCATCCTGCTGGCCAAGTGCGCGATCCTCTTCCCGCTCTACTGGTGGGCCGACACCACCGAGTTCGGCTGGGTGCTCATCGCGCTGAAGATCCCGCCGTTCCTGCTCGCGGTCTATCTGACCTGGGTCTTCCTCGCGAAGGCGCCGGCGCCCATCGACGTCTTCGCCGAGATGGAGGCCGAGGAACAGGCCGAGAAGGAGCGCAAGGCGCGGGCCGCCGCACCGCTCCGCGACCCGGACGCCTGA